A genomic window from Camelus ferus isolate YT-003-E chromosome X, BCGSAC_Cfer_1.0, whole genome shotgun sequence includes:
- the LOC116661959 gene encoding F-actin-monooxygenase MICAL3-like produces the protein MSATKKRSLAAGSQNRVGSGMGRGPDSVRGGLGTAERRARGGRNVSPRDFQAVVQALWEEEEVLEGAQPIENYFWNVQPIEEEDEVEEEEVENDEEMDEEEVDDEEDEMDEEEDDYERDEESEEYEEEEEDSDEEEDAGYVDEEEEEDAPPEGRGPDTAADFKLEYFFRQLKIPKSVPGFPKEANEYQYENFDEEEERGDGNEKPEEGLKMDVGSAEGRPGKYSWKA, from the exons ATGTCTGCCACAAAGAAGCGAAGCTTAGCCGCAGGTAGTCAGAACAGAGTCGGTAGTGGGATGGGCCGAGGCCCTGACTCAGTCAGGGGAGGACTGGGGACTGCAGAACGGCGTGCCAGGGGCGGCAGGAACGTATCCCCTAGGGATTTCCAAGCGGTAGTTCAAGCcctttgggaggaggaggaagtgctgGAGGGCGCCCAGCCGATCGAGAACTACTTCTGGAATGTGCAGCCGATAGAAGAGGAGGATGAGGTAGAAGAGGAGGAAGTTGAGAATGATGAGGAAATGGATGAAGAGGAGGTGGACGACGAAGAGGATGAGATGGACGAGGAAGAGGACGACTATGAGAGAGATGAGGAGAGTGAGGaatatgaggaggaggaggaagacagcgATGAGGAAGAAGATGCGGGATATGTGGacgaagaggaagaggaggacg CTCCTCCTGAGGGCAGAGGACCAGATACTGCTGCTGATTTTAAATTGGAGTATTTTTTCCGCCAACTTAAGATCCCAAAGTCTGTACCAGGCTTCCCTAAAGAAGCGAATGAATATCAGTACGAAAACTttgatgaagaggaagagagaggggatgGAAATGAAAAACCAGAAGAAGGACTCAAAATGGATGTGGGCTCAGCAGAGGGCCGCCCTGGAAAATACAG TTGGAAAGCATAG